A stretch of the Medicago truncatula cultivar Jemalong A17 chromosome 5, MtrunA17r5.0-ANR, whole genome shotgun sequence genome encodes the following:
- the LOC11429132 gene encoding F-box/kelch-repeat protein At3g23880 → MEETTASTRTLTPATCIPFDLAAEIISRLPVKCVLRFRCVCNSWNSLISTDPKFAKKHLHESTNRHHLITTTCIPSKKFTVISYPLHSPNFNSIFTDNATEYQYSPINRNYYDRLVASCDGIICFAINPNLALLWNPSMRILKQLPALDTPKEGDSDGNTIYGFGYDPFIDNYKVVSVFRYNVNACKTEVSVYTLGTDYWRRIEDFPSLMIPYSQQGIFVSGTVNWLADYDLDDNNSLGTIVSLDLRKEIYQEISQPDYGDVTVKLSLGAMRECLCVFSHSDSFDDVWLMKEYGNEESWIKLIRIPCISNRSLVFDNVNILYVFEDDRHVLLLLEERFKLKWVVYDSENGFIKSAKSQDFSWVESKVYVESLLLP, encoded by the coding sequence ATGGAGGAAACAACCGCCTCCACCAGAACCCTAACACCGGCAACCTGCATTCCATTCGATCTCGCAGCTGAAATCATCTCTAGACTCCCCGTCAAATGCGTCCTACGATTCCGCTGTGTATGCAATTCATGGAATTCTCTAATCTCAACCGATCCCAAATTCGCCAAAAAACACCTTCACGAATCAACCAATCGCCACCACCTCATAACAACCACATGCATCCCCTCAAAAAAATTCACAGTAATCTCTTACCCACTCCACTCTCCCAATTTCAACTCAATTTTCACCGATAATGCCACCGAATACCAGTATTCTCCCATTAATCGTAACTATTACGATCGCCTCGTTGCTTCTTGCGACGGTATAATTTGTTTCGCAATCAATCCTAATCTAGCTCTTCTTTGGAACCCTTCCATGAGAATATTGAAGCAATTACCCGCTTTAGATACTCCTAAAGAAGGAGATTCTGATGGAAACACTATATATGGTTTTGGTTATGATCCTTTCATTGATAATTATAAGGTTGTTTCTGTTTTTCGCTATAATGTAAATGCTTGTAAAACTGAGGTTAGTGTTTATACTTTAGGTACTGATTATTGGAGAAGGATTGAGGATTTTCCGTCTTTGATGATTCCTTATAGTCAACAGGGAATATTCGTGAGTGGCACTGTTAATTGGTTGGCGGATTATGATTTGGATGATAATAATAGCTTGGGTACTATTGTTTCTCTTGATTTGCGGAAAGAAATTTATCAAGAGATTTCACAGCCTGATTATGGTGATGTAACCGTTAAGTTGAGTTTGGGTGCGATGAGGGAATGTTTGTGTGTATTTTCTCATTCCGACTCTTTTGATGATGTTTGGCTTATGAAGGAATATGGAAATGAAGAGTCTTGGATTAAATTGATCCGGATTCCTTGCATTTCTAATCGTAGTTTGGTTTTTGACAATGTCaatatattatatgtttttGAGGATGATAGGCATGTGCTGCTCTTGCTGGAAGAGAGATTTAAATTGAAGTGGGTTGTTTACGATTCCGAAAATGGTTTTATAAAGAGTGCCAAGAGTCAAGACTTTAGTTGGGTAGAATCAAAAGTCTACGTTGAGAGTTTGCTGTTACCTTAA
- the LOC11436805 gene encoding expansin-A7, whose amino-acid sequence MTSILQGRCFILIAYAMLFTLMGEQTVAVAIFRPSKWSLAHATFYGDETASETMGGACGYGNLFQNGYGTDTVALSSTLFNNGYACGTCFQIKCYQSSACYRNVAFTTVTATNLCPPNWSKPSDNGGWCNPPRVHFDMAKPAFMKIAQWKAGIVPVMYRRVPCQRKGGIRFSFQGNGYWLLVYVMNVGGGGDMSSMMVKGSRTGWIKMSHNWGASYQAFATLGGQALSFRLTSYTTKETIIAWNVAPSNWNVGLTYSSRVNFH is encoded by the exons ATGACATCCATTCTTCAAGGTCGTTGCTTCATATTGATTGCTTATGCAATGTTGTTCACTTTGATGGGAGAACAAACAGTAGCTGTGGCAATATTTAGACCCAGTAAATGGTCTCTTGCTCATGCCACCTTTTATGGAGATGAAACTGCTTCTGAAACCATGG GAGGAGCATGTGGATATGGAAACTTGTTTCAGAATGGTTACGGGACAGATACGGTGGCTTTAAGCTCGACATTGTTCAACAATGGTTATGCGTGCGGGACATGTTTCCAGATTAAATGCTACCAATCAAGTGCATGTTATAGAAATGTGGCCTTCACCACTGTCACTGCCACCAATCTTTGCCCTCCTAATTGGTCCAAACCCTCTGATAATGGTGGATGGTGTAACCCACCACGAGTTCATTTTGACATGGCCAAGCCTGCTTTCATGAAAATTGCACAGTGGAAAGCTGGTATCGTCCCTGTCATGTACCGCAG GGTGCCATGCCAAAGAAAGGGAGGGATTCGATTTTCTTTCCAAGGAAACGGGTACTGGCTATTGGTGTATGTGATGAACGTCGGAGGTGGAGGAGATATGTCGAGCATGATGGTGAAAGGAAGCAGAACAGGATGGATTAAGATGAGCCATAACTGGGGTGCTTCCTACCAAGCATTTGCAACACTAGGTGGTCAAGCTCTTTCTTTCAGGCTTACTTCATACACCACTAAGGAGACTATTATTGCATGGAATGTTGCTCCTTCCAATTGGAACGTGGGACTCACTTATTCTAGTAGGGTCAACTTCCACTGA
- the LOC11436266 gene encoding PGR5-like protein 1A, chloroplastic produces MASKLLAFTLTCPSSPSFSTSASRVLPIHFNAGGRHSSLRRGLFLLSPKATSDQQAGKVEEDAVVDSKILQYCSIDQKEKKSLGELEQDFLQALQAFYYEGKATMSNEEFDNLKEELMWEGSSVVMLSSSEQKFLEASIAYVSGKPLMSDKEFDELKLKLKMEGSEIVAEGPRCSLRSRKVYSDLTVDYLKALLLKVPATVIALGLFFFLDDVTGFEINYLIAIPEPFSFILTWFAAVPFILWFAQSITNAIIKDFLILKGPCPNCGTENTSFFGTILSISSGDSTNKVKCENCGTAMLYDSTTRLITLPEGSNA; encoded by the exons atggcTAGTAAATTATTAGCATTCACATTGACATGCCCTTCAAGTCCATCATTCTCTACTTCTGCTTCTAGAGTCCTTCCAATTCATTTCAATGCCGGCGGCCGCCACTCATCCCTTCGCCGCGGCCTATTTTTGCTTTCCCCCAAGGCCACCTCCGATCAACAAG CTGGCAAGGTTGAGGAAGATGCTGTTGTTGAtagtaaaattttacaatattgTAGCATAGACCAAAAAGAGAAGAAATCACTTGGTGAACTTGAGCAAGATTTTCTTCAAGCACTTCAA GCATTTTACTATGAGGGAAAAGCAACTATGTCAAATGAAGAATTTGATAATCTCAAAGAAGAACTCATGTGGGAAGGAAGCAGCGTTGTAATGCTAA GTTCTTCTGAGCAAAAATTTCTGGAAGCATCTATTGCTTATGTGTCTGGAAAACCACTCATGAGTGATAAAGAGTTTGATGAATTAAAACTGAAGCTAAAG atggaaGGGAGTGAAATTGTGGCAGAGGGTCCCCGGTGCAGTCTTCGTAGTAGAAAG GTATACAGTGATCTGACTGTCGACTATTTAAAGGCGCTCCTACTGAAAGTCCCAGCAACTGTGATTGCATTAGGATT GTTCTTCTTCCTTGATGATGTGACTGGGTTTGAGATCAATTATCTGATAGCG ATTCCAGAACCTTTCAGTTTCATTTTAACTTGGTTTGCAGCAGTTCCCTTCATTCTGTGGTTTGCTCAGTCAATTACAAATGCAATTATAAAAGATTTCTTGATTTTGAAG ggTCCATGTCCTAATTGTGGTACTGAAAACACCTCCTTCTTTGGGACTATATTGTCAATTTCAAGTGGAGATTCCACCAACAAAGTCAAATGTGAGAA CTGTGGAACTGCGATGCTGTATGATTCAACTACAAGATTGATTACATTGCCAGAAGGAAGTAATGCATAA